From Streptomyces sp. NBC_00775, one genomic window encodes:
- a CDS encoding TetR/AcrR family transcriptional regulator — MTAIEQTEAARPRGTRLPRRARRNQLLGAAQEVFVAQGYHSAAMDDIAERAGVSKPVLYQHFPGKLDLYLALLDQHCESLLQAVRTALASTSDNKLRVRATMDAYFAYVEDDGGAFRLVFESDLTNEPAVRERVDKVTHQCAEAICEVIAEDTGLSRAESMLLASGLGGLAQVVARSWLHSDRSVPRDQAVQLLTSLAWRGIAGFPLHGTDSH; from the coding sequence GTGACAGCCATCGAGCAGACAGAGGCAGCACGCCCGCGGGGCACTCGCCTGCCGCGCCGTGCCCGACGCAACCAGCTCCTCGGCGCCGCCCAGGAAGTATTCGTTGCGCAGGGGTATCACTCGGCCGCCATGGACGACATCGCCGAGCGCGCGGGCGTCAGCAAGCCGGTTCTCTACCAGCACTTCCCGGGCAAGCTCGACCTGTACCTCGCCCTGCTCGACCAGCACTGCGAGTCCCTGCTCCAGGCGGTGCGCACAGCGCTCGCCTCGACCTCCGACAACAAGCTGCGCGTCCGCGCGACGATGGACGCCTACTTCGCGTACGTCGAGGACGACGGCGGCGCCTTCCGGCTGGTCTTCGAGTCGGACCTGACCAACGAGCCCGCGGTCCGCGAGCGCGTCGACAAGGTGACGCACCAGTGCGCCGAGGCGATCTGCGAGGTCATCGCGGAGGACACCGGCCTCTCGCGCGCCGAGTCGATGCTCCTGGCCTCCGGCCTCGGCGGGCTGGCCCAGGTGGTGGCCCGCTCCTGGCTGCACAGCGACCGCAGCGTCCCGCGCGACCAGGCGGTCCAGCTGCTGACCTCGCTGGCCTGGCGGGGCATCGCGGGCTTCCCGCTGCACGGCACGGACAGCCACTGA
- a CDS encoding DUF3107 domain-containing protein, translating into MEVKIGVQHAPREIVLESGQTPEEVERAVSEALAGKSQLLSLVDDHGRKVLVPADRLAYVELGEPTQRKVGFSAL; encoded by the coding sequence GTGGAGGTCAAGATCGGCGTGCAGCACGCGCCCCGCGAGATCGTTCTGGAGAGCGGTCAGACCCCGGAAGAGGTCGAGCGCGCGGTGTCCGAGGCGCTGGCAGGCAAGTCGCAGCTGCTGAGCCTCGTGGACGACCACGGCCGCAAGGTCCTGGTTCCGGCCGACCGCCTGGCGTACGTGGAGCTCGGCGAGCCCACGCAGCGCAAGGTGGGATTCAGCGCGCTGTAG
- a CDS encoding ferritin-like fold-containing protein, with amino-acid sequence MRFMTTPDNAADTPAEAPDDTAPAATGVAAQDWDTASADPQYRAAVVDLLGALAYGELAAFERLAEDAKLAPTLSDKAELAKMASAEFHHFERLRDRLAAVGAEPTQAMEPFVAALDGFHRQTAPSDWLEGLVKAYVGDSIASDFYREVAARLDSDTRGLVLAVLDDTGHAGFAIEKVRAAIDADPRVGGRLALWARRLMGEALSQSQRVVADRDALSTMLVGGVADGFDLAEVGRMFSRITEAHTKRMAALGLAA; translated from the coding sequence GTGCGCTTCATGACGACGCCTGACAACGCCGCTGACACCCCCGCCGAGGCCCCCGACGACACCGCTCCCGCGGCCACCGGAGTAGCCGCCCAGGACTGGGACACGGCCTCCGCGGACCCCCAGTACCGCGCCGCGGTCGTGGACCTGCTCGGAGCGCTCGCGTACGGCGAGCTCGCGGCGTTCGAGCGCCTTGCGGAGGACGCCAAGCTGGCGCCCACGCTCAGCGACAAGGCGGAGCTGGCCAAGATGGCGTCGGCCGAGTTCCACCACTTCGAGCGGCTGCGGGACCGGCTCGCGGCGGTCGGCGCGGAGCCGACGCAGGCGATGGAGCCGTTCGTCGCCGCGCTCGACGGCTTCCACCGGCAGACGGCCCCCTCGGACTGGCTGGAAGGGCTCGTCAAGGCGTACGTCGGCGACTCCATCGCCAGTGACTTCTACCGCGAGGTCGCCGCGCGGCTCGACTCGGACACCCGCGGGCTCGTCCTCGCGGTCCTCGACGACACCGGGCACGCCGGCTTCGCCATCGAGAAGGTGCGCGCCGCGATCGACGCGGACCCGCGTGTGGGCGGCCGGCTCGCGCTGTGGGCGCGCCGTCTGATGGGCGAGGCCCTGTCCCAGTCGCAGCGCGTGGTCGCCGACCGCGACGCCCTGTCGACGATGCTCGTGGGCGGCGTCGCGGACGGCTTCGACCTCGCCGAGGTCGGCCGGATGTTCTCGCGGATCACCGAGGCGCACACCAAGCGGATGGCTGCGCTGGGCTTGGCGGCCTGA
- a CDS encoding DEAD/DEAH box helicase → MTLPVALSGTDVIGQAKTGTGKTLGFGLPLLERVTVPADVEAGRAQPEQLTDAPQALVVVPTRELCTQVTNDLLTAGKVRNVRVLAIYGGRAYEPQVEALKKGVDVIVGTPGRLLDLAGQKKLNLKHIKALVLDEADEMLDLGFLPDVEKIMNMLPARRQTMLFSATMPGAVIGLARRYMSQPTHIRATAPDDEGVTVANTAQFVYRAHNMDKPEMVARILQADGRGLAMVFCRTKRTAADLADQLQQRGFASGAVHGDLGQGAREQALRAFRNGKVDVLVCTDVAARGIDVEGVTHVINYQSPEDEKTYLHRIGRTGRAGAKGIAITLVDWDDIPRWQLINKALELNFNDPPETYSTSPHLFEELSIPAGTKGVLPRSERTRAGLAAEEVEDLGETGGRGAPRGRGGRSSAPSAPSAERERERERPARTPRRRRRTRNGAPMDETSGSPAPEATTESASAEGNETVEARTPRRRRRTRNGAADAVASAAVVEPAVTPVVEATEASVATAEGVTDEPAKPRRRRTRKAAEAVVETVETVAAAPVETAEAVVEAPAKPRRRTRKAAEAVVEAVEAVEAEVEAKPRRTRAKATTAAVAAVDTAEAVEAEAAEAKPVRRRTRKAAVAAEPEIPAQAVAEEAEVKPVRRRTRKAAEAVVDAAEGVAEAPVKARRTRKAAVAVADVAEEAAEAPAKPRRTRAKAAAVAAVDTAEAVEAEAAEAKPVRRRTTRKAVAAAEPEIPAQAVAEEAEAKPVRRRTRKAVAAAAEPAES, encoded by the coding sequence ATGACGCTCCCCGTTGCCCTGTCGGGCACCGACGTCATCGGCCAGGCCAAGACCGGCACCGGCAAGACGCTGGGCTTCGGCCTCCCGCTCCTTGAGCGCGTCACCGTTCCCGCGGACGTCGAGGCGGGCCGGGCCCAGCCCGAGCAGCTCACCGACGCCCCGCAGGCCCTCGTCGTCGTCCCGACGCGCGAGCTGTGCACCCAGGTGACGAACGACCTGCTGACCGCGGGCAAGGTCCGCAACGTACGCGTTCTCGCCATTTACGGCGGCCGGGCGTACGAGCCGCAGGTCGAGGCCCTCAAGAAGGGCGTCGACGTCATCGTCGGCACCCCGGGCCGACTGCTGGACCTCGCGGGCCAGAAGAAGCTCAACCTCAAGCACATCAAGGCACTTGTCCTCGACGAGGCCGACGAGATGCTCGACCTGGGCTTCCTGCCCGACGTCGAGAAGATCATGAACATGCTGCCGGCCCGCCGTCAGACGATGCTGTTCTCGGCGACCATGCCGGGCGCGGTCATCGGTCTCGCGCGCCGCTACATGTCGCAGCCCACGCACATCCGCGCCACCGCGCCGGACGACGAGGGCGTGACGGTCGCCAACACCGCGCAGTTCGTCTACCGCGCGCACAACATGGACAAGCCCGAGATGGTCGCGCGCATACTGCAGGCCGACGGCCGTGGCCTGGCCATGGTCTTCTGCCGCACCAAGCGCACGGCCGCCGACCTCGCCGACCAGCTCCAGCAGCGCGGCTTCGCCTCCGGCGCGGTCCACGGCGACCTCGGCCAGGGCGCCCGCGAGCAGGCGCTGCGCGCCTTCCGCAACGGCAAGGTCGACGTCCTCGTCTGCACCGACGTCGCCGCCCGCGGCATCGACGTCGAGGGTGTCACCCACGTCATCAACTACCAGTCCCCCGAGGACGAGAAGACGTACCTGCACCGCATCGGCCGTACGGGCCGCGCGGGCGCCAAGGGCATCGCGATCACCCTCGTCGACTGGGACGACATCCCGCGCTGGCAGCTCATCAACAAGGCGCTGGAGCTCAACTTCAACGACCCGCCGGAGACGTACTCCACGTCCCCGCACCTCTTCGAAGAGCTGAGCATTCCCGCCGGCACCAAGGGCGTCCTCCCGCGTTCCGAGCGCACCCGCGCCGGGCTCGCGGCCGAGGAGGTCGAGGACCTCGGCGAGACCGGTGGCCGTGGCGCTCCGCGTGGTCGCGGTGGCCGTTCGTCGGCGCCGTCCGCGCCGTCCGCCGAGCGTGAGCGCGAGCGTGAGCGCCCGGCGCGTACGCCGCGTCGCCGCCGCCGTACGCGCAACGGGGCGCCGATGGACGAGACGTCCGGGTCCCCGGCTCCGGAGGCGACGACCGAGTCCGCCTCCGCCGAGGGCAACGAGACCGTCGAGGCCCGTACGCCGCGGCGTCGTCGCCGTACGCGCAACGGGGCGGCGGACGCTGTCGCGAGCGCGGCGGTCGTCGAGCCGGCGGTGACTCCGGTGGTCGAGGCCACTGAGGCCTCCGTGGCGACGGCCGAGGGTGTCACCGACGAGCCCGCCAAGCCGCGCCGTCGGCGGACGCGCAAGGCTGCCGAGGCCGTCGTCGAGACGGTCGAGACGGTGGCTGCCGCCCCCGTGGAGACCGCCGAGGCCGTGGTTGAGGCTCCGGCCAAGCCGCGTCGCCGTACCCGTAAGGCAGCGGAGGCCGTCGTCGAGGCTGTCGAGGCTGTCGAGGCCGAGGTGGAGGCCAAGCCGCGTCGTACGCGGGCCAAGGCCACGACCGCCGCCGTTGCCGCTGTGGACACCGCCGAGGCCGTCGAGGCTGAGGCCGCGGAAGCCAAGCCTGTGCGACGCCGGACCCGCAAGGCCGCCGTCGCCGCCGAGCCCGAGATTCCGGCGCAGGCCGTCGCCGAGGAGGCCGAGGTCAAGCCGGTGCGTCGTCGCACCCGCAAGGCCGCCGAGGCTGTCGTCGACGCGGCCGAGGGTGTCGCTGAGGCTCCGGTCAAGGCGCGGCGTACTCGTAAGGCTGCGGTGGCTGTTGCCGACGTGGCTGAGGAGGCCGCTGAGGCTCCGGCCAAGCCGCGACGCACTCGGGCCAAGGCCGCCGCCGTTGCCGCTGTGGACACCGCCGAGGCCGTCGAGGCTGAGGCCGCGGAAGCCAAGCCTGTGCGGCGCCGGACCACCCGCAAGGCCGTCGCCGCCGCCGAGCCGGAGATTCCGGCGCAGGCCGTCGCCGAGGAGGCCGAGGCCAAGCCGGTGCGTCGCCGGACCCGCAAGGCTGTGGCGGCTGCCGCGGAGCCTGCGGAGAGCTGA
- a CDS encoding alpha/beta fold hydrolase: MSRPPTFVPPAGVRAHRLSTARGEFAVLDADPKGPPKGTALLLPGFTGSKEDFIALHEPLAAAGYRTVAVDGRGQFETEGPKDDEAAYAQDELARDVLAQAAAIGTPVHLVGHSLGGLISRAAVLIDPSPFLSLTLMASGPAQISSTQQQRVKLLRDALAVMSMAEVWEAIQAMETPEETETGGLDSGLDDRADLRRRWLGNSPAQLIATGRQLCTEPDRVAELAAVPLPKHVLSGEHDDTWPVTLLDEMAVRLEARRTLVARAEHSPNTDQPLETARAFADFWDGVAG, from the coding sequence ATGAGTAGGCCCCCTACCTTCGTCCCGCCCGCCGGAGTCCGTGCTCATCGGCTGTCGACCGCCCGTGGCGAGTTCGCCGTGCTGGACGCGGACCCGAAGGGACCGCCGAAGGGCACCGCGTTGTTGCTGCCGGGGTTCACCGGGAGCAAGGAGGACTTCATCGCGCTGCACGAACCGTTGGCGGCGGCGGGATATCGGACGGTGGCCGTGGACGGACGCGGCCAGTTCGAGACCGAGGGGCCGAAGGACGACGAAGCGGCGTACGCGCAGGACGAGTTGGCGCGGGACGTGCTGGCACAGGCCGCCGCCATCGGCACGCCCGTGCACCTCGTGGGGCACTCCCTCGGCGGCCTGATCTCCCGCGCCGCCGTGCTGATCGACCCGTCGCCCTTCCTCTCACTCACTCTGATGGCCTCGGGCCCCGCCCAGATCTCCAGCACCCAGCAGCAGCGCGTCAAGCTGCTGCGGGACGCGCTCGCCGTGATGAGCATGGCCGAGGTGTGGGAGGCGATCCAGGCGATGGAGACGCCGGAGGAGACCGAGACCGGCGGGCTCGACTCGGGGCTCGACGACCGCGCCGACCTGCGGCGCCGCTGGCTGGGCAACAGCCCCGCCCAGCTCATCGCCACGGGCCGCCAGTTGTGCACCGAACCCGACCGCGTCGCCGAACTGGCCGCCGTCCCGCTGCCGAAGCACGTGCTCTCCGGCGAACACGACGACACCTGGCCGGTGACCCTGCTGGACGAGATGGCCGTACGGCTGGAGGCCCGGCGCACGCTCGTAGCGCGAGCCGAGCACTCTCCCAACACGGATCAGCCGCTGGAGACGGCCCGCGCCTTCGCCGACTTCTGGGACGGCGTGGCCGGCTAG
- a CDS encoding NYN domain-containing protein, with protein MNDDLAALGARIDRTNELLQRMLAEVAKTPSTHAIFVDAGYLYAAAGRLVAGTEDRRSFDLDTEGLIEALIDRARTIFADSRLLRVYWYDGARRRIHTAEQQAIAELPDVKVRLGNLNANNQQKGVDSLIRSDLESLARHRAISDAALLGGDEDLVSAVEAAQGYGARVHLWGIEAPEGRNQAEPLLWEVDSQRTFDLDFFKPYVSRRTGLSYDATAAARPTREDVRFVGAQIAAKWLAARGRESLVELLPGHPYLPGSVDQDLLVEAEGLLQYSLRGQADLRRALRDGFWEHLQAQY; from the coding sequence ATGAACGACGACCTCGCGGCGCTCGGCGCCCGCATCGACCGCACGAACGAGCTGCTGCAGCGCATGCTCGCCGAGGTGGCGAAGACGCCCTCGACCCATGCGATCTTCGTCGACGCCGGATATCTGTACGCGGCGGCGGGGCGGCTGGTCGCCGGGACGGAGGACCGCCGCTCCTTCGACCTGGACACCGAAGGCCTCATCGAGGCGCTCATCGACCGGGCCCGCACGATCTTCGCGGACAGCCGGCTGCTGCGCGTCTACTGGTACGACGGCGCACGGCGCCGCATCCACACCGCGGAACAGCAGGCGATCGCCGAACTCCCCGACGTGAAGGTCCGGTTGGGCAACCTCAACGCCAACAACCAGCAAAAAGGCGTCGATTCACTCATCCGCTCCGACCTGGAGTCCCTCGCCCGGCACCGCGCCATCAGCGACGCCGCGCTGCTCGGCGGCGACGAGGACCTGGTGTCGGCGGTCGAGGCGGCGCAAGGGTACGGGGCGCGGGTCCACCTGTGGGGCATCGAGGCGCCCGAGGGCCGCAATCAGGCCGAGCCGCTGCTCTGGGAGGTCGACAGCCAGCGGACCTTCGACCTCGACTTCTTCAAGCCGTACGTGTCACGGCGGACTGGCCTCTCCTACGACGCGACGGCCGCGGCCCGGCCCACACGGGAGGACGTGCGCTTCGTGGGCGCACAGATCGCCGCGAAGTGGCTGGCCGCACGGGGGCGCGAATCGCTCGTGGAACTGCTGCCCGGGCACCCCTACCTCCCCGGCTCGGTCGACCAGGATCTGCTGGTCGAGGCCGAGGGGCTGCTCCAGTACTCCCTGCGGGGACAGGCGGATCTGCGCCGCGCGCTCCGGGACGGCTTCTGGGAGCACTTGCAGGCGCAGTACTAG
- a CDS encoding MarC family protein, giving the protein MFDVAVFGSLFLTLFVIMDPPGITPIFLALTAGRPAKVQKRMAFQAVCVAGGVIVVFGLLGHQILNYLHVSVPALMIAGGLLLLLIALDLLTGKTDEPKQTKDVNVALVPLGMPLLAGPGAIVSVILAVQKADTVATQVSVWTAILAIHVVLWVVMRYSLLIIRVIKDGGVVLVTRLAGMMLSAIAVQQIINGVTQVIQSS; this is encoded by the coding sequence GTGTTCGACGTCGCCGTCTTCGGCTCCCTGTTCCTCACCCTTTTCGTCATCATGGATCCCCCCGGGATCACCCCGATCTTCCTCGCCCTCACCGCCGGACGCCCCGCCAAGGTGCAGAAGCGGATGGCCTTCCAGGCCGTCTGCGTGGCGGGTGGCGTGATCGTCGTCTTCGGACTGCTCGGGCACCAGATCCTGAACTACCTGCATGTCTCCGTGCCCGCGCTGATGATCGCGGGCGGGCTGCTGCTCCTGCTGATCGCCCTCGACCTGCTGACCGGCAAGACGGACGAGCCGAAGCAGACCAAGGACGTCAACGTCGCCCTCGTGCCGCTGGGCATGCCGCTGCTCGCGGGTCCGGGCGCGATCGTGTCCGTGATCCTGGCGGTGCAGAAGGCCGACACGGTCGCCACCCAGGTGTCGGTGTGGACCGCGATCCTCGCCATCCATGTCGTGCTGTGGGTGGTCATGCGCTACTCGCTGCTGATCATCCGCGTCATCAAGGACGGTGGCGTCGTGCTGGTGACCCGCCTCGCGGGCATGATGCTCTCTGCGATCGCCGTGCAGCAGATCATCAACGGGGTCACGCAGGTGATCCAGAGCAGCTGA
- a CDS encoding PHP domain-containing protein, translated as MRIDLHAHSTASDGTDTPAELVRNAAAAGLDVVALTDHDTTRGYAEAIDALPEGLTLVTGAELSCRIDGISMHMLAYLFDPDEPTLLAERELVRDDRVPRARGMIAKLRELGVPITWEQVARIAGDGSVGRPHVASALVELGVVDSVSDAFTEEWLADGGRAYVPKHETDPFEAIRLIKGAGGVAVFAHPAAAKRGQTVPESVIAELFAAGLDGIEVDHMDHEPATRARLRGLAADLGLLTTGSSDYHGSRKTCVLGEYTTDPEVYGEITRRATGAFPVPGAGGAPRAQ; from the coding sequence GTGCGCATCGATCTGCACGCCCACTCCACCGCTTCCGACGGTACGGACACCCCGGCCGAGCTGGTGCGGAACGCTGCCGCCGCCGGTCTGGACGTCGTCGCGCTGACCGACCACGACACCACCCGCGGATACGCCGAGGCGATCGACGCGCTGCCCGAGGGGCTCACCCTCGTCACCGGCGCCGAGCTCTCCTGCCGTATCGACGGCATCAGCATGCACATGCTGGCCTACCTGTTCGACCCCGACGAGCCCACGCTGCTCGCCGAGCGCGAGCTGGTACGGGACGACCGTGTGCCGCGCGCCCGGGGCATGATCGCCAAGCTCCGGGAACTCGGCGTGCCGATCACCTGGGAGCAGGTGGCGCGTATCGCGGGCGACGGATCCGTGGGGCGGCCGCATGTCGCGTCCGCGCTGGTCGAGCTGGGCGTCGTGGACAGCGTCTCCGACGCGTTCACCGAGGAGTGGCTGGCCGACGGCGGCCGCGCCTATGTCCCCAAGCACGAGACCGACCCGTTCGAGGCCATCCGGCTGATCAAGGGCGCGGGCGGCGTCGCCGTCTTCGCGCACCCGGCCGCCGCCAAGCGGGGCCAGACCGTGCCGGAGTCCGTGATAGCGGAGCTGTTTGCCGCCGGGCTCGACGGCATCGAGGTCGACCACATGGACCACGAGCCGGCCACCCGGGCGCGGCTGCGCGGACTCGCGGCCGACCTGGGGCTGCTCACCACGGGATCCTCCGACTACCACGGCAGCCGCAAGACGTGCGTGCTCGGGGAGTACACGACCGACCCCGAGGTGTACGGGGAGATCACCCGGCGGGCCACCGGGGCGTTCCCGGTTCCGGGCGCCGGCGGAGCCCCGCGCGCCCAGTAG
- a CDS encoding DUF6758 family protein, protein MRGEPSCPKCGGRVRAPGLFADSWQCDVHGTVHPLQPVIPPSVEALGVVVHHARVPVWMPWPLPVGWLFTGATFAGDDRSGGRATAVACSGPGPLGGIGELILVAEELGVGLGARYAGLDGPDPGPYMSVEKPPQAKVLAAGRPTPLWHVAGTPDDRAVFAGEALGLWLWAVVWPEQSGLLMYDELVLTDLRDAGAEVDLLPCGALSPRILEP, encoded by the coding sequence ATGAGGGGCGAACCCAGTTGCCCGAAGTGTGGTGGCCGGGTCAGGGCTCCCGGCCTCTTTGCCGACTCCTGGCAGTGCGACGTGCACGGGACCGTGCATCCACTGCAGCCCGTGATCCCGCCCAGCGTCGAGGCCCTCGGTGTGGTCGTGCATCACGCCCGGGTGCCGGTGTGGATGCCGTGGCCGCTGCCGGTCGGCTGGCTGTTCACCGGTGCGACGTTCGCCGGTGACGACCGCAGCGGCGGGCGCGCGACCGCCGTCGCCTGCTCGGGTCCCGGCCCGCTCGGCGGCATAGGGGAGCTGATCCTCGTCGCCGAGGAGCTCGGCGTCGGCCTCGGCGCGCGGTACGCGGGCCTCGACGGGCCCGACCCCGGCCCGTACATGAGTGTCGAGAAGCCGCCCCAGGCGAAGGTCCTCGCGGCCGGCCGGCCGACCCCGCTCTGGCATGTCGCCGGTACCCCCGACGACCGTGCCGTCTTCGCGGGCGAGGCGCTCGGGCTGTGGCTGTGGGCGGTCGTGTGGCCCGAGCAGTCCGGGCTGCTGATGTACGACGAGCTGGTGCTGACGGATCTGCGGGACGCGGGGGCGGAGGTGGATCTGCTGCCGTGCGGGGCGTTGTCGCCGCGGATTCTTGAGCCGTAG
- a CDS encoding MFS transporter — MRTTTGASTGGPTEADPFDAGSGGLLRQPKAVWATAGASVVAFMGIGLVDPILPSIAKGLDATPSQVSLLFTSYFLITAVAMLVTGFVSSRIGGKKTLLLGLALVVVFAGLAGTSGSVGELVGFRAGWGLGNALFVSTALAVIVGAAAGGSAAAILLYESALGLGMACGPLLGALLGDASWRYPFFGTAFLMAVGFLCITAFLKEQPRPAKKTSLLDPVRALGHGGLASAAVSSFFYNYTFFTVLAFTPFVLNMTPYKSGAVFFAWGVLLAVFSVLVAPRLQARFGSLKVLGGSLVLLAADVLVLGYGSHTTAVVCTILSGAFIGVNNTVYTELALGVSDAPRPVASAGYNFVRWFAAAAAPYFAPKIEEWSNIHVPFVVAAVTAVLGAVVVFVRRNALALPHSRLRSSGGTPIAEELQPRHATEDSVAVFAN; from the coding sequence ATGCGCACCACCACAGGAGCCAGTACAGGAGGGCCGACCGAAGCCGACCCGTTCGACGCCGGATCCGGCGGCCTCCTGCGTCAGCCGAAGGCCGTCTGGGCGACCGCGGGCGCGTCCGTCGTCGCCTTCATGGGCATCGGGCTCGTCGACCCGATCCTGCCGTCCATCGCCAAGGGCCTGGACGCCACGCCGAGCCAGGTCTCGCTGCTCTTCACCTCGTATTTCCTGATCACCGCCGTCGCGATGCTGGTGACCGGCTTCGTCTCCAGCCGCATCGGCGGCAAGAAGACTTTGCTGCTCGGCCTCGCGCTCGTCGTGGTCTTCGCGGGGCTCGCGGGCACCTCTGGCTCGGTCGGCGAACTCGTCGGCTTCCGGGCCGGCTGGGGCCTCGGCAACGCCCTCTTCGTCTCGACCGCCCTCGCGGTCATCGTCGGCGCGGCGGCCGGCGGCAGCGCCGCGGCGATCCTGCTGTACGAGTCGGCGCTCGGCCTCGGCATGGCGTGCGGGCCACTGCTGGGCGCACTGCTCGGTGACGCCAGCTGGCGCTACCCGTTCTTCGGCACCGCGTTCCTGATGGCGGTCGGCTTCCTGTGCATCACGGCGTTCCTGAAGGAGCAGCCGAGGCCCGCGAAGAAGACGTCCCTGCTCGACCCGGTCAGGGCGCTCGGCCACGGCGGACTCGCCTCGGCGGCCGTCTCGTCGTTCTTCTACAACTACACGTTCTTCACCGTGCTGGCCTTCACCCCGTTCGTGCTGAACATGACCCCGTACAAGTCGGGTGCCGTGTTCTTCGCGTGGGGTGTGCTCCTGGCGGTCTTCTCGGTGCTCGTGGCCCCGCGTCTGCAAGCGCGGTTCGGCTCGCTCAAGGTGCTCGGCGGCTCGCTGGTGCTGCTCGCCGCCGACGTCCTCGTGCTCGGGTACGGCAGCCACACCACCGCCGTCGTCTGCACGATCCTGTCCGGTGCGTTCATCGGCGTGAACAACACGGTCTACACCGAGCTGGCGCTGGGCGTGTCGGACGCACCGCGTCCGGTGGCGAGCGCCGGCTACAACTTCGTGCGGTGGTTCGCGGCCGCGGCGGCGCCGTACTTCGCGCCGAAGATCGAGGAGTGGAGCAACATCCACGTCCCGTTCGTGGTCGCGGCGGTCACGGCCGTCCTCGGTGCGGTGGTGGTCTTCGTACGACGGAACGCGCTCGCTCTCCCCCACTCTCGGCTTCGCTCGAGCGGGGGGACCCCCATCGCCGAGGAGCTTCAGCCCCGGCACGCCACCGAGGACAGTGTCGCCGTGTTCGCCAACTGA
- a CDS encoding suppressor of fused domain protein: MADVLPLVEARLRSALGEPDARAAVTFLGTDRIEVLRFTEGDIVRYATLGMSAQPMADPTVVLADPVKGPRAELILSVRAGVVDTDKVLRPLAVLGASPQVEGLVVASGASLDVGEPLWPGAPFTSVLVAESGGLVEDLELDAPADPVRFLPLLPMTPNEAAWKRVHGANALQERWLNGGTDLRDPLRKSVPLD, translated from the coding sequence ATGGCTGATGTTCTTCCTCTGGTCGAGGCCCGTTTGCGCTCCGCGCTGGGCGAACCCGACGCACGGGCCGCGGTCACCTTTCTCGGCACCGACCGCATCGAAGTGTTGCGCTTCACAGAGGGCGACATCGTCCGCTACGCGACGCTCGGTATGTCCGCCCAGCCGATGGCGGACCCCACGGTGGTCCTCGCCGACCCGGTGAAGGGACCGCGCGCCGAGCTGATCCTCTCGGTCCGCGCGGGCGTCGTCGACACCGACAAGGTGCTCAGGCCGCTCGCCGTGCTCGGCGCGTCCCCGCAGGTCGAGGGCCTGGTGGTGGCTTCGGGTGCCTCGCTGGACGTGGGCGAACCCCTGTGGCCCGGCGCGCCGTTCACCTCCGTCCTGGTCGCGGAGTCCGGCGGCCTGGTGGAGGACCTGGAGCTGGACGCCCCCGCCGATCCCGTACGTTTCCTGCCGCTGCTCCCGATGACGCCCAACGAGGCGGCGTGGAAACGCGTGCACGGCGCGAACGCCCTCCAGGAGCGCTGGCTGAACGGCGGAACGGACCTGCGCGATCCCTTGCGCAAGTCCGTTCCCCTGGACTGA